The Doryrhamphus excisus isolate RoL2022-K1 unplaced genomic scaffold, RoL_Dexc_1.0 HiC_scaffold_26, whole genome shotgun sequence genome includes a region encoding these proteins:
- the LOC131119358 gene encoding histone deacetylase 1-like encodes MKNRISYFYDSNIGNYHYSDGHPMKPHRVRMTHSLLLNYGLYKHMDVFKPTMASFENLTNYHSIDYINFLQSVSQSNMDDMVKDCIKFNVGDDCPIFKGLYDYCRSTAGSSLCAAYKLNTKESDIAINWSGGLHHAKRNEASGFCYVNDIVLSILELLKYNERVMYIDIDCHHGDGVEEAFYTTDRVMCLSFRKYGEYFPGTGSINDIGLLKGRNYSVNVPLKDGIDDFSYQSIFRPLIDNAVDRFRPSVIVLQCGADSLAGDRLGCFNLTNFGHSDCVKFVKELNIPLLVLGGGGYTIKNVSRVWAYETAILVGQEISSEIPFNEYMEHFGPEYQINVPPSNMENHNSKEYLEKITEKIYENMRGIQAPSVAMQPIPESFVTTDDDDDDFIWSKFKEEHFIKDEHPDEEIIS; translated from the coding sequence ATGAAAAACcgtatttcttatttttatgattCAAACATAGGAAATTATCACTATTCAGATGGCCATCCTATGAAACCGCATCGAGTCAGAATGACACACTCTCTTTTGTTAAACTATGGATTGTATAAACATATGGATGTCTTTAAACCAACAATGGCGAGCTTTGAAAATCTCACAAATTACCATTCAATTGATTACATAAATTTTCTTCAATCTGTTAGTCAGTCAAACATGGATGATATGGTCAAAGACTGTATCAAATTCAATGTAGGAGATGATTGTCCAATTTTCAAGGGACTTTATGACTATTGTAGATCGACTGCTGGGTCATCACTTTGTGCAGCTTATAAATTGAATACAAAAGAATCAGATATTGCAATTAATTGGTCTGGTGGATTACATCACGCTAAAAGAAACGAAGCAAGTGGGTTTTGTTATGTCAATGATATTGTTTTATCTATACTAGAGCTTCTCAAATATAATGAAAGGGTCATGTATATAGATATTGATTGCCATCATGGTGATGGTGTTGAAGAAGCTTTTTATACTACAGATAGAGTTATGTGTCTTTCTTTTCGTAAGTATGGTGAATATTTTCCGGGAACAGGTTCTATAAATGATATTGGTTTGCTTAAAGGCAGAAATTATTCTGTTAATGTGCCTTTAAAAGATGGAATTGATGATTTTTCATACCAATCTATTTTTAGACCACTCATTGATAACGCAGTAGATAGATTTAGACCTAGTGTCATCGTATTACAATGCGGTGCAGATTCATTGGCAGGTGATCGACTTGGCTGTTTCAATTTGACAAACTTTGGCCATTCTGATTGTGTTAAATTTGTAAAAGAATTGAATATTCCACTGCTTGtacttggtggtggtggttatACTATCAAAAATGTCTCTCGAGTTTGGGCATACGAAACCGCAATCTTAGTAGGTCAAGAAATATCTTCTGAAATCCCATTTAACGAATATATGGAACATTTTGGACCCGAATATCAAATAAATGTCCCTCCTTCCAACATGGAAAACCACAATTCAAAAGAATACCTTGAAAAAATCAccgaaaaaatatatgaaaatatgaggGGAATACAAGCACCTTCTGTGGCCATGCAACCGATACCAGAATCTTTTGTAACAAcggatgatgacgatgacgattTTATTTGGTCAAAGTTCAAGGAAGAGCATTTCATTAAAGATGAGCATCCTGATGAAGAAATAATCTCATAA
- the LOC131119357 gene encoding uncharacterized protein LOC131119357, giving the protein MKNWTLDDFELGAPLGAGQFGQVWLAKEKKSGFILSLKIIDKNIIRDNENFKHLRRELEIQSKLNCPYILKYYGHFHDKKNIYLIIEYAKGELFRRLSEKGRFDDKTASQYIYQVLLALKNMHENKIIHRDLKPENILIGFDDKLRVADFGWAVCNIDNKRATFCGTHEYLSPEMIDKSPHNEKVDMWCVGILTYELLSGSTPFQSPDRSSREAYRRIKNLEFDIPNYLSKTARTFISRLLVVENNLRPTAIEMLDDPWILQYQ; this is encoded by the coding sequence ATGAAAAATTGGACACTTGATGATTTCGAACTTGGCGCTCCACTTGGTGCTGGGCAATTTGGACAAGTTTGGCTggcaaaagagaaaaaaagtggttTTATTCTTTCATTAAAAATTATAGACAAAAACATAATCAGAGACAATGAAAATTTTAAGCACTTGAGAAGAGAATTGGAAATTCAATCGAAATTGAATTGCccatatattttgaaatattatggacattttcatgacaaaaaaaatatttatttgattataGAGTATGCTAAAGGTGAATTGTTCAGGAGATTAAGTGAAAAAGGAAGATTTGATGACAAAACAGCATCTCAATATATTTACCAAGTACTTTTGGCACTCAAGAATATGCATGAAAACAAAATCATTCATAGAGATCTAAAACCTGAAAATATTCTTATTGGGTTCGATGATAAATTACGAGTGGCTGATTTCGGATGGGCTGTCTGTAATATAGATAATAAAAGAGCTACTTTTTGTGGCACACATGAATATCTCTCCCCAGAAATGATAGATAAATCACCTCATAATGAAAAAGTAGACATGTGGTGTGTTGGAATTCTCACATATGAGCTACTTTCCGGCTCTACACCATTCCAATCTCCTGATAGATCTTCTAGAGAAGCATATCGAAGAATTAAAAATTTGGAATTCGATATACCAAACTATTTATCAAAGACAGCACGCACATTTATCTCAAGATTGCTCGTTGTTGAAAATAATTTGAGACCTACTGCTATTGAAATGTTAGATGATCCTTGGATCTTGCAGTatcaataa
- the LOC131119367 gene encoding histone H3-7-like: MARTKQTARKSTGGKAPRKQLATKAARKSAVQGSSQGTKKLRFKSGMVALKEIRRYQKSTETVVRKAPFQRMVRDITSKIRDDMRYQAQCLSALHEAFENYIVGLFEDGLLAANHAKRVTVMPRDISIVGKLRGRFGFY; this comes from the coding sequence ATGGcaagaacaaaacaaacagcGAGAAAGAGCACTGGTGGGAAAGCACCACGTAAACAATTAGCAACTAAGGCAGCAAGAAAATCAGCAGTACAAGGTTCATCACAAGGAACAAAAAAATTACGTTTTAAGTCTGGTATGGTCGCTTTAAAAGAAATCAGAAGATATCAGAAATCGACTGAAACTGTTGTAAGAAAGGCCCCATTCCAAAGAATGGTAAGAGATATTACTTCTAAAATCAGAGATGATATGAGATATCAAGCACAATGCTTGTCTGCTTTACATGAAGCATTCGAAAATTACATTGTTGGTTTGTTTGAAGACGGTCTCCTTGCTGCCAATCACGCTAAGAGAGTAACAGTCATGCCAAGAGATATTAGTATTGTCGGTAAACTTAGAGGCAGATTTGGATTCTACTAA